In the genome of Variibacter gotjawalensis, one region contains:
- a CDS encoding dihydrofolate reductase family protein, which produces MRKVIVGAFVSLDGVMQAPGGPEEDPTGGFKFGGWTVPYWDDEIGGSMSELLGNPFDLLLGRKTYEIFAAHWPFMTEETIAPAFNKCTKYVASRKGVDLTWENSVALKDAAKDVAKLKAEDGPVLLVQGSSDLIQTLLAADLVDELRLLTYPVTLGGGKKLFSDGARPHAFKLTKAHDTPVGVVVMQYTRGGEARGGNIEDVAGGTFALDEPTELELKRRERMKREG; this is translated from the coding sequence ATGCGGAAAGTGATTGTCGGTGCCTTCGTGAGCCTCGATGGCGTGATGCAGGCGCCGGGTGGGCCGGAAGAAGATCCGACGGGCGGCTTCAAATTCGGCGGCTGGACGGTGCCGTATTGGGACGACGAGATCGGCGGGTCGATGAGCGAGCTGCTCGGGAATCCGTTCGATCTGCTGCTCGGCCGCAAGACGTACGAAATCTTCGCGGCGCATTGGCCGTTCATGACGGAAGAGACGATCGCGCCGGCATTCAACAAGTGCACGAAGTATGTCGCGTCGCGCAAAGGCGTCGATCTGACGTGGGAGAATTCGGTCGCGCTGAAGGATGCCGCGAAGGATGTCGCCAAGCTGAAGGCCGAAGATGGCCCTGTGCTGTTGGTTCAGGGGTCGAGCGATCTCATCCAGACATTGCTCGCGGCCGATCTGGTCGATGAGCTGCGCCTGCTGACCTACCCGGTCACGCTGGGCGGCGGGAAGAAGTTGTTCAGCGACGGCGCGCGGCCGCATGCGTTCAAGCTGACCAAGGCACACGATACGCCGGTCGGCGTTGTCGTGATGCAATACACCCGCGGCGGCGAAGCGCGAGGTGGGAACATCGAGGATGTCGCGGGCGGTACGTTCGCGCTCGACGAGCCGACCGAACTCGAGCTCAAGCGCCGCGAGCGGATGAAGCGCGAAGGTTAA
- the arsC gene encoding arsenate reductase (glutaredoxin) (This arsenate reductase requires both glutathione and glutaredoxin to convert arsenate to arsenite, after which the efflux transporter formed by ArsA and ArsB can extrude the arsenite from the cell, providing resistance.), with protein MSVTIYHNPKCSTSRNALALLRERGVEPKIVEYLKAPPSRTKLTSLIKAMGIKPRELLRKKEAAYADLKLADPTWKDADIIAKMVEYPILIERPIVEGPKGVRLGRPAERVVEVL; from the coding sequence ATGAGCGTGACGATTTATCACAACCCGAAATGCTCGACGTCGCGCAATGCGCTGGCGTTGCTGCGCGAGCGCGGCGTCGAGCCAAAGATCGTCGAATATCTCAAAGCGCCGCCGTCGCGGACGAAGCTAACCTCGCTGATCAAGGCGATGGGGATCAAGCCGCGGGAATTGCTGCGGAAGAAGGAGGCCGCGTATGCGGACCTTAAGCTTGCCGACCCAACGTGGAAGGATGCTGACATCATCGCCAAGATGGTCGAGTACCCTATCCTGATCGAGCGGCCGATTGTGGAAGGGCCGAAGGGCGTGCGGCTCGGCCGCCCGGCCGAGCGGGTGGTTGAGGTGCTGTAG
- a CDS encoding cation:proton antiporter yields METLQWIIALLLGAALLAALARRVGAPYPTFLAIGGVCLAFVPHAPTWTLDPHLALTLFVAPVLVDAAYDTSLRDLRDNWLPVGGLVIAAVGTTTIAVALTARYMVPDMSWAVAIALGAIVAPPDAAAATAVVRQVNLPHRILKILEGESLLNDATALLVYRLAIIAATAGSVSASSIAPMFLFVVIGSCLAGHFLARLFMRFADLITDMPTAIICQFSITFGVWIAAEEVGLSGILTIVVYAMTIAQRSSGKMPARMRVPIFAVWETVVFILNAFAFVLIGLQLRPIWERLGDSRWEYLTIALAVLAVTILARFAWVMSYNTVIRARIAKRGFRSRHGMAPPTREGGIVISWAGMRGIVTLAAAFAIPEKLPGGDPFPYRDLILLSAFVVVLGTLVVQGLTLKPLIRWMGLRDDDPVGREVRQARIAAYRAAHDAVEDDGSLNAKLLRKEYAAAVELCEAGSENGEARALPAGPLRLRAVAAARDRIVALRRGGTIGDDAYHILEEELDWAELSASASHPT; encoded by the coding sequence GTGGAAACGCTTCAGTGGATCATCGCGCTGTTGCTCGGCGCGGCGTTGCTCGCCGCGCTGGCGCGGCGCGTCGGTGCGCCGTATCCGACGTTCCTCGCTATCGGCGGCGTTTGCCTCGCTTTCGTGCCGCATGCGCCGACTTGGACGCTCGATCCGCATCTCGCGTTGACGCTCTTCGTCGCGCCTGTGCTGGTCGATGCGGCCTACGATACGTCGCTGCGCGATCTGCGAGACAATTGGCTGCCGGTCGGCGGTCTCGTCATCGCGGCGGTTGGGACGACGACGATCGCGGTGGCGCTGACGGCGCGTTACATGGTGCCGGATATGTCGTGGGCGGTTGCGATTGCGCTCGGCGCGATCGTCGCGCCGCCGGATGCTGCCGCCGCAACGGCGGTGGTGCGACAGGTGAACCTGCCACATCGAATCTTGAAAATTCTCGAAGGCGAGAGCCTGCTGAACGATGCGACCGCGCTGCTCGTTTATCGCCTCGCGATCATCGCGGCGACGGCGGGGAGTGTCTCGGCGTCGTCGATCGCGCCGATGTTCTTGTTCGTCGTGATCGGCAGCTGTCTCGCGGGCCACTTTCTGGCGCGGCTGTTCATGCGCTTCGCCGATCTCATCACCGATATGCCGACGGCGATCATCTGCCAATTTTCGATTACTTTCGGCGTTTGGATCGCGGCCGAAGAGGTCGGGTTATCGGGCATTCTCACGATTGTCGTTTATGCGATGACGATCGCGCAGCGCAGCAGCGGGAAAATGCCGGCGCGCATGCGCGTGCCGATTTTCGCGGTCTGGGAGACGGTCGTCTTCATCCTCAATGCGTTCGCGTTCGTGCTGATCGGACTGCAGCTACGGCCGATCTGGGAGCGCCTCGGGGACTCGCGATGGGAGTATCTGACGATCGCGCTTGCGGTGCTTGCCGTGACGATCCTCGCACGGTTTGCCTGGGTGATGAGTTACAACACGGTGATCCGCGCGCGCATTGCCAAGCGTGGTTTCCGCTCGCGCCACGGCATGGCGCCGCCGACGCGTGAGGGCGGTATCGTCATCTCGTGGGCAGGCATGCGCGGCATCGTCACGCTGGCGGCTGCGTTCGCGATTCCCGAGAAGCTGCCCGGCGGCGACCCATTTCCGTATCGCGATCTGATCTTGCTCTCTGCCTTTGTCGTCGTGCTCGGAACGCTCGTTGTCCAAGGGCTGACGCTGAAGCCGCTGATTAGATGGATGGGGCTGCGCGATGACGATCCGGTCGGCCGTGAAGTGCGTCAAGCGCGTATCGCTGCGTATCGTGCGGCACATGATGCGGTCGAGGATGATGGATCATTGAACGCGAAGCTCTTGCGCAAGGAATACGCAGCGGCCGTGGAGCTTTGTGAGGCCGGCTCGGAAAATGGCGAAGCGCGCGCCTTGCCGGCGGGACCGTTGCGTTTGCGCGCCGTGGCGGCGGCGCGGGACCGCATTGTTGCCTTGCGACGTGGCGGCACGATCGGCGACGACGCGTATCATATTCTCGAAGAGGAATTGGACTGGGCGGAACTCAGCGCCAGTGCTTCGCATCCGACGTGA
- a CDS encoding HdaA/DnaA family protein: MLPARQLALDLGHAESYARDDFLGSSGNSDALSMIEKWPDWPAPVLALVGPRGAGKSHLAAIWAELSGARFLSGRGLQSGTVPGALATGALVIEDLTAGTFEERALFHLLNLVREEQAFILLTAEKPPTLWDLAIPDLMSRLRAVPTVILGAPDDALLRAVFVKLFADRQLQVDEGVISYLLTRIERSLAAAKEAVARLDAEALRRRRPITRALAADVFRAEQLQMFD, from the coding sequence ATGTTGCCGGCCCGCCAGCTCGCGCTCGACCTCGGTCACGCGGAGAGCTACGCGCGTGACGATTTCCTTGGCAGCTCCGGTAATTCCGATGCGTTGTCGATGATCGAGAAGTGGCCGGATTGGCCGGCGCCCGTGCTCGCGCTGGTGGGGCCGCGCGGAGCGGGCAAGAGCCATCTTGCGGCGATCTGGGCGGAGCTTTCCGGCGCGCGATTTTTGTCGGGGCGTGGGCTGCAATCGGGGACGGTCCCGGGTGCACTCGCGACCGGTGCGTTGGTTATCGAGGATTTGACGGCGGGCACGTTCGAGGAACGCGCGCTCTTCCATTTGCTCAATCTCGTGCGCGAGGAGCAGGCCTTCATCCTGCTGACGGCCGAGAAGCCGCCGACGCTGTGGGATCTCGCGATCCCCGATCTGATGTCGCGGTTGCGCGCCGTGCCGACAGTCATACTGGGCGCGCCGGACGACGCGCTGCTGCGGGCGGTGTTCGTCAAGCTCTTCGCTGACCGGCAGCTGCAGGTCGATGAGGGGGTTATTTCTTATTTGCTGACGCGGATCGAGCGATCGCTCGCGGCCGCGAAGGAAGCCGTGGCGCGGCTCGATGCCGAGGCGTTACGGCGGCGGCGGCCGATAACGCGCGCGCTTGCGGCAGACGTTTTTCGTGCCGAGCAATTGCAGATGTTCGATTAA
- a CDS encoding AI-2E family transporter, producing the protein MNDAIVLRRQTAFWLAALAFLMLSLWLTAEVLLPFVAGMALAYLFNPLAARLERLGIGRTVASLIAMFVFVMCFIVLLLLIMPILIGQLGALIENLPSYVSKLQSLLADPSSPWLRKVLGENFVAPDASLGDLVKQSAGWLSTFLKSLWSGGQTLISVVSLIVITPVVAFYLLCDWDRMIAAVDSWIPLENRETVRELGRQIDVAIAGFVRGQATVCLLLGSFYAVSLSLTGLNFGLLIGLVSGIITFIPYIGSMTGLLLAICVAVAQFLPEWQWIVVVIVIFFVGQFIEGYILAPKLVGESVGLHPVWLMFALFAFGYLFGFVGLLLAVPLAAAIGVLARFGLKRYLASAYYRGEDNPVVPMKPTRAPESVD; encoded by the coding sequence ATGAACGACGCAATCGTGCTGCGCCGCCAGACCGCGTTCTGGCTCGCCGCGCTTGCGTTCTTGATGCTGTCGCTTTGGCTGACGGCGGAAGTGTTGCTGCCGTTCGTTGCCGGCATGGCGCTGGCTTACCTCTTCAATCCACTCGCGGCGCGCTTGGAGCGGCTCGGGATCGGACGGACAGTCGCATCGCTGATTGCGATGTTCGTGTTCGTGATGTGTTTCATCGTGCTGCTGTTGCTGATCATGCCGATCTTAATCGGTCAGCTCGGCGCGCTGATCGAAAATCTGCCGAGTTACGTTTCGAAGCTCCAGTCTTTGTTGGCTGATCCGTCGAGCCCGTGGCTTCGCAAGGTTCTCGGCGAGAACTTCGTAGCGCCTGACGCGTCGCTCGGCGACCTTGTCAAACAGAGCGCCGGATGGCTGTCCACCTTCCTGAAATCGCTGTGGTCGGGCGGACAAACGCTGATCTCGGTCGTCTCACTGATCGTCATCACGCCGGTCGTCGCGTTCTATCTGCTGTGCGATTGGGATCGGATGATCGCGGCCGTCGATAGTTGGATCCCGCTGGAAAACCGCGAGACGGTGCGCGAGCTCGGGCGCCAGATCGATGTCGCGATCGCGGGTTTCGTCCGTGGGCAAGCGACGGTGTGCCTATTGCTCGGATCGTTCTACGCGGTGTCGTTGTCTCTGACCGGATTGAATTTCGGGCTGCTGATCGGCCTCGTGTCAGGCATCATCACGTTCATCCCGTATATCGGGTCGATGACGGGTTTGCTGCTCGCAATCTGCGTCGCGGTCGCGCAGTTTCTGCCGGAGTGGCAGTGGATCGTGGTCGTCATCGTGATCTTCTTCGTGGGGCAGTTCATCGAAGGCTACATCCTGGCGCCGAAGCTCGTGGGCGAAAGCGTTGGGCTGCATCCCGTTTGGCTGATGTTCGCGCTGTTCGCCTTCGGCTACCTGTTCGGCTTCGTCGGCCTGCTGCTCGCGGTGCCGCTGGCGGCGGCGATCGGCGTGCTCGCGCGCTTCGGGCTGAAACGCTATCTCGCCAGCGCGTATTATCGCGGCGAGGATAATCCGGTCGTGCCGATGAAGCCGACGCGCGCGCCCGAGAGTGTCGACTGA
- a CDS encoding CDP-alcohol phosphatidyltransferase family protein, with protein MSLPNLITLARILSVPVVIWAIASHEMLIAFALFLLAGVSDAVDGFLAKRFNMKTELGAYLDPLADKVLIVSIYVALGITEAVPRWIVILVVSRDLMIVGAVILSWVMNKPVPVRPLMVSKMNTVAQILFAGLVLGSLGLKLNAGWLMPAMMAAVTVLTLLSIAAYVREWVHHMSNGVAHH; from the coding sequence GTGAGTTTGCCGAATCTCATCACGCTGGCGCGGATTTTGTCCGTGCCGGTGGTTATCTGGGCGATCGCGTCGCATGAAATGCTGATCGCCTTCGCGTTGTTCCTGCTCGCCGGTGTCAGCGACGCGGTGGACGGGTTCCTCGCCAAACGCTTCAACATGAAGACGGAACTCGGCGCCTACCTCGACCCGCTCGCGGATAAGGTCCTCATCGTCTCGATTTACGTGGCGCTCGGCATCACGGAGGCGGTGCCGCGCTGGATCGTCATCCTGGTGGTGTCGCGCGACCTGATGATCGTCGGTGCCGTGATTTTGTCATGGGTGATGAATAAGCCGGTTCCGGTCCGGCCGCTGATGGTTTCGAAGATGAATACGGTTGCTCAGATCCTTTTCGCCGGTTTGGTGCTCGGTTCGCTCGGCCTTAAGCTGAATGCCGGGTGGCTGATGCCCGCAATGATGGCAGCGGTCACCGTTTTGACCTTGCTTTCGATCGCGGCCTATGTGCGAGAATGGGTTCATCATATGAGCAACGGGGTCGCGCACCATTGA
- the purM gene encoding phosphoribosylformylglycinamidine cyclo-ligase — protein sequence MKQKNGLTYADSGVDIDAGNRLVDMIKPLVKATRRPGADAEIGGFGGLFDLKGAGFKDPVLVAATDGVGTKIKIAIDTDLHDTIGIDLVAMSVNDLVVQGAEPLFFLDYFACGVLAPDVAAKVVAGVAKGCKDAGCALIGGETAEMPGLYKAGDYDLAGFAVGAAERGTLLPTDVKAGDALIGIASSGVHSNGFSLVRKVVEVAGLKWSDPAPFEKSRSLGEAVLTPTRIYVKQLLAAIRETGGIKALAHITGGGFTDNIPRVLPDGLGVSVDLDDVKPLPVFKWLAQAGGIAPLEMLRTFNCGVGMIVVVDPAKRDDVLKVLRREGETAYALGEVVATTSEERVAYRGTLDLTL from the coding sequence ATGAAGCAGAAGAACGGCCTGACTTACGCGGATTCCGGCGTCGATATCGATGCCGGCAACCGCCTGGTGGACATGATCAAGCCCCTCGTCAAGGCGACCCGCCGGCCCGGCGCGGACGCCGAGATCGGCGGCTTTGGTGGCCTGTTCGACCTTAAAGGCGCGGGCTTCAAGGATCCGGTCCTCGTCGCGGCGACCGACGGCGTCGGCACCAAGATCAAGATCGCGATCGACACCGATCTGCACGACACGATCGGGATCGACCTCGTCGCGATGTCGGTCAACGATCTCGTCGTCCAGGGTGCCGAACCGCTCTTCTTCCTCGATTACTTCGCCTGCGGCGTGCTCGCGCCGGATGTCGCCGCGAAAGTCGTTGCGGGCGTCGCCAAGGGCTGCAAGGACGCGGGCTGTGCCCTGATCGGCGGAGAGACCGCCGAGATGCCGGGCCTCTACAAGGCCGGCGACTACGATCTTGCCGGCTTCGCGGTCGGCGCTGCCGAGCGCGGCACGCTGCTGCCGACCGACGTGAAGGCAGGCGATGCGCTGATCGGTATCGCGTCGAGCGGCGTTCACTCGAACGGCTTCTCGCTGGTCCGCAAGGTCGTCGAAGTCGCGGGTCTCAAGTGGAGCGATCCGGCCCCGTTCGAAAAATCGCGCTCGCTCGGCGAAGCCGTGCTCACGCCGACACGCATCTATGTGAAACAATTGCTCGCCGCGATCCGCGAGACCGGCGGCATCAAGGCGCTCGCCCACATCACGGGCGGCGGCTTCACGGACAACATCCCGCGCGTGCTTCCGGATGGTCTCGGCGTCAGCGTCGATCTCGATGACGTCAAACCGCTCCCGGTGTTCAAGTGGCTCGCGCAGGCCGGCGGCATCGCACCGCTCGAAATGCTGCGCACATTCAACTGCGGCGTCGGCATGATCGTCGTCGTCGATCCGGCGAAGCGTGACGACGTGCTGAAAGTGCTTCGGCGCGAAGGCGAAACCGCTTACGCGCTCGGCGAAGTCGTCGCGACCACAAGCGAAGAGCGCGTCGCCTATCGCGGCACGCTCGACCTGACGCTGTGA
- the purN gene encoding phosphoribosylglycinamide formyltransferase: MPRKRVAILISGRGSNMSALIDAARAPNFPAEIVVVISNRPDAAGLARASEAGIATKVIDHKPFGKDRAAFEAVLKSELAAQRVDLICLAGFMRLFTREFVEAWDGRMLNIHPSLLPSFPGLDPHGQAIRAGVKLTGATVHFVIPEMDSGPIIAQQAVPVEDDDTSDTLAARVLAAEHQLYPQALKLVAEDRVRIVDGCTRVS; encoded by the coding sequence ATGCCGCGCAAGCGCGTCGCTATTCTCATCTCGGGCCGCGGCTCCAACATGTCCGCGCTGATCGATGCTGCGCGCGCGCCGAATTTTCCGGCCGAGATCGTCGTCGTCATCTCCAATCGCCCTGACGCAGCAGGTCTCGCCCGCGCTTCCGAGGCCGGCATCGCGACGAAGGTGATCGATCACAAGCCGTTCGGCAAAGACCGCGCGGCTTTCGAAGCCGTGCTGAAGAGCGAACTCGCCGCGCAGCGTGTCGATCTCATCTGCCTCGCCGGTTTCATGCGCCTCTTCACGCGGGAATTCGTCGAAGCGTGGGATGGCCGGATGCTCAACATCCACCCCTCCCTGCTGCCGTCGTTCCCCGGGCTGGATCCGCACGGCCAAGCGATCCGCGCCGGCGTCAAGCTGACCGGCGCGACCGTACACTTCGTCATTCCGGAAATGGATTCGGGGCCGATCATCGCGCAGCAGGCGGTGCCGGTCGAAGACGACGACACGAGCGATACGCTCGCGGCACGCGTTCTCGCGGCCGAGCATCAACTTTATCCGCAGGCGCTCAAGCTCGTCGCGGAAGATCGCGTGCGCATCGTCGACGGCTGCACGCGCGTCAGCTGA
- a CDS encoding cold-shock protein, with amino-acid sequence MQKGTVKWFNPTKGYGFIQPANGDRDVFVHISAVERAGLSSLKEGQTVEYELVTNRGKSSAENLKVS; translated from the coding sequence ATGCAAAAGGGCACCGTCAAATGGTTTAACCCGACCAAGGGTTACGGTTTCATTCAGCCGGCTAACGGTGATCGCGACGTGTTCGTGCACATCTCGGCCGTCGAGCGCGCAGGGCTTTCGAGCCTGAAGGAAGGCCAGACGGTTGAGTACGAACTCGTCACCAACCGCGGCAAGTCCTCGGCAGAAAACCTCAAGGTCAGCTAA
- a CDS encoding molybdopterin-containing oxidoreductase family protein translates to MNQTVRKLAKPVRIGASACPHDCPSTCALEIDVIDDNTIGRVRGADEGTYTSGVICAKVARYAERAHHPDRLMKPLRRVGPKGSGEYAPISWDDALDIVAEKFLAAEARYGAETVWPYYYAGTMGLVMRDGINRLTHAKKYSRFFSTICVNPAWSGFIAGTGKLAGPDPREMAKSDVVVIWGTNPVNTQVNVMTHAARARKERGAKIVAVDIYMNGTMQAADLPVLVRPGTDGALACAVMHCLFRDGHADWEFLREFTDAPDELAAHVKSRDPQWASQITGCDVETIEAFAKLVGENKRTFFRLGYGFARQRNGAVNMHAASCIAAVTGAWKLEGGGAFHNNGAIYHWDKSLTEGHDAIDQSVRQLDQSRIGAILCGEEDVLMGGPPVTAMLIQNTNPATVAPDQTKVRRGFARDDLFVCVHEQFMTETARIADIVLPATMFVEHDDLYQTGGAQNILLGPKLINAPGECRSNHDVICALAKRLGAEHRGFTMSPRELINETLQISQWGSLAELEAKRWVDAQPDFDTAHYTKGFAYPDGKFRFKPDWPTVPFNRSAGLHGPHASVPKLPDHWPVIEEATEEFPFRLATSPSRSFLNTTFNETPSSIAREKRPMLMINPADAANLAVAEGDLIVLNNPRGEVRIHATLFDGVRRGVVIAESIWPNDSFVDGKGINTLTGADAIAPFGGAAFHDNRVAIRKA, encoded by the coding sequence ATGAACCAGACCGTGCGCAAACTCGCGAAGCCCGTCCGGATTGGAGCGTCCGCGTGTCCGCACGATTGTCCGTCGACTTGCGCGCTCGAGATCGACGTCATCGACGACAACACGATCGGACGCGTGCGCGGCGCGGACGAGGGGACCTACACGTCCGGCGTCATCTGCGCGAAGGTCGCACGCTACGCCGAGCGCGCACATCATCCGGATCGTCTGATGAAACCGCTGCGGCGCGTCGGGCCGAAGGGTTCGGGCGAATACGCGCCGATCAGCTGGGACGATGCGCTCGACATCGTGGCAGAAAAGTTTCTCGCCGCCGAAGCGCGCTACGGCGCCGAGACGGTCTGGCCGTATTACTACGCGGGCACGATGGGCCTTGTGATGCGCGACGGCATCAATCGGCTCACGCACGCGAAGAAGTATTCGCGCTTCTTCTCGACGATCTGCGTCAATCCGGCATGGAGCGGTTTCATCGCCGGCACCGGCAAGTTGGCCGGACCCGATCCGCGCGAGATGGCGAAGTCGGACGTGGTGGTGATTTGGGGGACGAACCCGGTCAACACGCAGGTCAACGTAATGACGCATGCGGCACGCGCCCGCAAAGAGCGCGGCGCGAAGATCGTCGCGGTCGATATCTACATGAACGGCACGATGCAGGCGGCCGATCTGCCCGTGCTGGTGCGCCCCGGCACCGACGGCGCGCTTGCTTGCGCGGTGATGCATTGCCTGTTCCGCGACGGGCACGCGGACTGGGAGTTCCTGCGCGAGTTCACGGATGCGCCAGACGAGCTTGCCGCGCATGTGAAATCGCGCGATCCGCAATGGGCGTCGCAGATCACCGGATGCGATGTCGAGACGATCGAGGCGTTTGCGAAGTTGGTCGGCGAGAACAAGCGCACGTTTTTCCGCCTTGGCTACGGCTTCGCGCGCCAGCGCAACGGCGCCGTGAATATGCATGCGGCGTCGTGCATCGCGGCGGTGACGGGCGCTTGGAAGCTCGAGGGCGGCGGCGCGTTTCATAACAATGGCGCGATCTATCACTGGGATAAGTCGCTCACCGAAGGCCACGACGCGATCGATCAATCTGTGCGGCAACTCGATCAGTCGCGCATCGGCGCGATCCTGTGCGGCGAAGAAGACGTGCTGATGGGCGGCCCGCCGGTAACCGCGATGCTGATCCAGAACACGAACCCGGCGACGGTCGCGCCCGATCAGACGAAGGTGCGGCGCGGCTTTGCGCGTGACGATTTGTTCGTCTGCGTGCACGAGCAGTTCATGACAGAGACCGCGCGCATCGCCGACATCGTTCTGCCGGCGACGATGTTCGTCGAGCACGACGATCTCTACCAGACAGGCGGCGCGCAGAACATTCTGCTCGGGCCGAAGCTCATCAATGCGCCGGGCGAATGCCGCTCGAACCACGACGTGATCTGCGCGCTGGCGAAACGTCTCGGTGCGGAGCACCGTGGGTTCACGATGTCGCCGCGCGAACTCATCAACGAGACGCTGCAGATTTCGCAGTGGGGTTCGCTCGCGGAGCTCGAAGCGAAGCGCTGGGTCGACGCGCAGCCGGACTTCGACACCGCGCACTACACGAAGGGCTTTGCGTATCCGGACGGCAAATTCCGCTTCAAGCCGGATTGGCCGACGGTCCCGTTCAATCGCTCCGCAGGCTTGCACGGCCCGCATGCGAGCGTGCCGAAGCTTCCGGATCACTGGCCGGTGATCGAAGAGGCGACGGAGGAGTTTCCGTTTCGCTTGGCGACATCGCCGTCGCGTAGCTTCCTCAACACGACGTTCAACGAAACGCCGTCATCGATCGCGCGCGAGAAGCGGCCGATGCTGATGATCAATCCGGCGGATGCGGCGAATCTCGCTGTTGCAGAGGGCGATCTGATCGTCCTCAACAATCCGCGCGGCGAAGTTCGCATCCACGCGACTCTGTTCGATGGCGTACGTCGCGGCGTCGTGATCGCAGAATCGATCTGGCCGAACGACTCGTTCGTCGACGGCAAAGGCATCAACACGCTCACGGGCGCGGATGCGATCGCGCCGTTCGGTGGTGCCGCATTCCACGACAATCGCGTGGCGATCCGCAAAGCTTGA
- a CDS encoding TerC family protein — MSWTDPVFIAAALQIIWINILLSGDNAVVIAMACRTLEPKQRRWGMLFGAGAAVALRIIFTLIVTQLMGIPFLKFVGGIALLWIAVKLIVPDDEHGDVKAGDNMWNAVRIIAVADVVMSLDNVIAIAAAAKGSWSLIIFGLIVSVPLIVAGAALLTAVLERFPILVWAGAALLGWIAGEIMVQDPAIINWIGQATSDKLHYPAAIVGALFVVGLGFLLKRSKGEKTDEHLVTDPVAGEKFPHK; from the coding sequence ATGAGTTGGACCGATCCCGTCTTCATTGCGGCGGCTCTGCAAATCATCTGGATTAACATTCTGCTCTCCGGCGACAACGCAGTCGTCATCGCGATGGCGTGCCGCACGCTCGAGCCGAAGCAACGCCGCTGGGGCATGCTGTTTGGCGCAGGCGCTGCTGTTGCTCTGCGCATCATCTTCACGCTCATCGTCACGCAGCTGATGGGCATTCCGTTCCTGAAATTCGTCGGCGGCATCGCGCTGCTGTGGATCGCCGTCAAGTTGATCGTGCCGGACGACGAGCACGGCGACGTCAAGGCCGGCGACAATATGTGGAATGCGGTGCGCATCATCGCAGTCGCAGACGTCGTCATGAGCCTCGACAACGTCATCGCGATCGCAGCCGCCGCAAAGGGCAGCTGGTCGCTGATCATCTTCGGCCTCATCGTCTCGGTGCCGTTGATCGTCGCGGGTGCCGCGCTGCTGACTGCCGTTCTCGAGCGCTTCCCGATCTTGGTCTGGGCCGGTGCTGCGTTGCTCGGCTGGATCGCAGGCGAAATCATGGTGCAGGACCCGGCGATCATCAATTGGATCGGTCAGGCGACGTCCGACAAGCTGCACTACCCGGCAGCCATCGTCGGTGCGCTCTTTGTCGTGGGCTTGGGCTTCCTGCTCAAGCGCTCGAAGGGCGAAAAGACCGACGAACATCTCGTCACCGATCCGGTGGCCGGCGAGAAGTTTCCGCATAAGTAG
- the ndk gene encoding nucleoside-diphosphate kinase gives MAIERTFSILKPDATERNLTGAVNAVIEKAGLRIIAQRRIRMTRDQAETFYAVHKARPFFGELVDFMISGPVVVQVLEGEGAIAKYREVMGATDPAKAADGTIRKLYARSVGENSVHGSDAPETAAQEIAQFFSGNDIAG, from the coding sequence ATGGCGATCGAGCGTACTTTTTCCATTCTCAAGCCCGATGCCACCGAGCGGAACCTTACCGGTGCGGTCAACGCCGTCATCGAGAAGGCTGGTCTCCGCATCATCGCGCAGCGCCGCATCCGCATGACGCGCGATCAGGCCGAGACGTTTTATGCAGTTCACAAGGCGCGTCCTTTCTTCGGCGAGCTCGTCGACTTCATGATTTCAGGTCCGGTCGTCGTTCAGGTTCTCGAAGGCGAGGGTGCAATCGCGAAGTATCGCGAAGTGATGGGCGCGACCGATCCGGCAAAGGCCGCCGACGGCACGATCCGCAAGCTCTATGCGCGTTCGGTCGGCGAGAACTCGGTGCACGGTTCGGATGCGCCGGAGACGGCGGCGCAAGAAATCGCGCAGTTCTTTTCGGGCAACGATATCGCCGGCTAA